ATAGCCCTTACCTGGAATCAATATATGTCCTTTGAATTTTTGTCCTCCTTTTATGCTACTTTGAACTTACTCCTTTTTTACTTTGTACTCCCACCCCCCTTCTCTTTATTCTTGAAGAAATTGACTTTGTATTTACTTTTGAATCACTTGTTTTCTTGGCAGGAACATGTGGTGCACTTTGTGGTCAAGCTTCTTTCTCCCCCAGTTCCTCCTAGTTATACTGGACCAGGCAGCCACTTAATTGATTATATGTCCATGTTAAGTGCTCTTCTTTTTGGAGCTTCTGCTATTGATACTGTTCATATACTTTCTTTGCATGGTATGGTAAGtacttctattttatattttatggcTCTAGGTTGATGATCTGAGTTTTATATGCATAGGCTCTTGATGTTATGGTCTCATATTGACTCACAACCTCACACAATTTGCTGTCATAATCCCGGTTCATAACAAGTGGGGCATTGCTACCTAGCCATAGGAATCATAACATTGAAGAAGTGTGTAGCATGAAAACCAGAAAAAAGTGGTTTTCCTTAATCATTTTGATCGAATTCTTGATATACAAAATGAAAAGTAAGAGATAAATATCACTGATGATATTATCCCCttcatttttttgaagttaaagtTTCTTGCTGTGTTCatatgaaaattataatttattccTTCATCAGCACATATGAGTTCCCatttattttggatataatTATCAGATCTAGAAACGATATTGTCACTTCCTACTTTCTTGTTTTGATGACCTGATTATTTTGCTTCAAGACTTGGGGCATAAATGTGGTTACTATTTTGGCACAGTGTGGACTATTGAATCAATGCTTGTTATGCACACCGTTAGattcttttattaattgttaGTGGCAATATCAATTATATGGTTCTATGTTGTGGCAAATACTCAAGTCTGTCCCTCTCTTTGATGTCTAAATCCCAACCACTTAGTGGATTTCTAAGGTTTGAGCCAATGAGCTCTGGTTCCAATGACACTTCCTTCTCCCATTATAAGCAGGAGGGTAAGGTCGTGGGTTCAAAACCCATTGGTTGAGTGTataaattaccaataaaaaaagtgTTACCTTAACCATTACTCAGAACCCTCCTCCTATCTTTGTGTTTGGGACTGGCtatgtgaaaaatattgagtagttgcttaataaatattaatgaaCAATTTGGCAAAgattttgtattttcatttaCATTACACAACTTATTATATGAGAGACCTTTGACTAGGGTGGGCCATTTTTATCCTTTGCGCAATTAATTTCTTTCACTATTTGtccactccccccccccccccaaattttcccttacaaaaaatGACTTCTTTCCTTTGATCTCTACTAAATTCTATCTGTAATGAGACTAGAAGCTCTAAACCACACTTGTCCATAATTCGTAGTTGCTCTTAGCCATTTGGCCTTTTTGCTAGAATAATCAACGTCTACAAGAGTGGGTAAAGTTACGGGTGTATTAAATTGCATTGCAAATATCTTCTGGATGTTGTGGAAGCTTAGGTTCTATGAGACTGATTTCACTAAATTTATGCGACATTTTTTACATATATGCATAATTCTTAAAGACTTCGTGATGATTTTTACGTTGTCCCCAAATCCTCTCCAATACTCATCAAACTTCAGTATTTTGTCCATTACTATTTGATTTAAATGATGCTATTGTTAGTAAATCTTCTCTTCGGACCACTGTTTGTTCAAAACATTTATTGCTTGGAAGTGTGGGTTAGTGGAACAAGGTTTGGTCAAAATGGTTATTTCTTTGGTTGGCTTGAGGGCCGACTTAAAATGAGCcataatttgaatatatttaaagcaaggtcttaaattttttttttttttttaatctactcTCTATGGCTATTCTGTTGGAATACATACATTGTGTTGTTACTCCTAATTTTCTTGTCAGGTTTGTATCATTGACTATGACAAGTTGATACATGTACTCTGAATGTGTCTGCTCCTACAGGTCCCTGAAGTTGCAGCTTCATTAATGCCACTTTGTGAGGCCTTTGGGTCACAAAATTCCCCATCAAATAACAAATCAAGCAAGGCTGATGAGCCCTCAGTTTACATGGTTTTTTCTTTAGCGTTTCTGTTTCTTCTTCGTCTGTGGAAATTCTACAGGCCCCCTCTTGAGCAGTGCATTTCAGAGAGAGGAGGAGTAGTTCGAGGGGAGCTTACTTTGGAGTATCTTTTGTTATTGCACAATAGCAGCATTGCCTCGTGTCAGGTTGATACAAATAGCAATCAAAACGAGCCTGAGTCAGCATCAAGAAAGCCTATATATATTGATTCATATCCAAAATTACGAGCTTGGTATTGTCAAAACAAATCTTGTATAGCTTCAACGCTTGCTGGCCTCTCTAGTGGAAATCCTGTTCATCAAGTTGCTAATAAGATCTTAAGTATGATATACTGGAAAATGACTAAAAGTGGGTCCTCGTCGGTTAACTCTTCAACGCCAAGCAGCAGCAATGCATCCGGCTCCCCTGCAAATACTGGAGAAGATGCTTACCAGAGACCTATGCTCCCTGCATGGGAGGTATTGGAAGCCATTCCTTTTGTTCTTGAGGCAATTCTAACTGCTTGTGCCCATGGAAGGCTTTCATCTCGGGATTTGACAACAGGTGAAGTGCTAGCTTGTCAGCTGAggctcaccttttttttttgtgtgtgtgtgtgtgtgtgtgttttatttcCCCCCTTTTCCGTCCTTCTTGGGATTCTTGTTAATCCATCTTTCTAGTTTCTGAACATTTTTTCTGCTCCTGATATCCCCAAatattagataataataataggtgctCAAAAAAAACCTAAGGATCTTCCTATGCACGTTCCCTTCATCAGCATACCTCTTACTGACACTTGAATGTTTGCAGGCCTGAGAGACCTTGTCGATTTTTTGCCTGCATCTCTTGCTGCTATTATTAGTTACTTCTCTGCAGAAGTTACTCGTGGTATATGGAAACCAGTTCAAATGAATGGAAAAGATTGGCCCAGTCCAGCAGCAATTCTTCCCTCAGTTGAGTCTGAAATAAAAGCAATACTTGCTGCTGCAGGTGTTGATGTTCCAAGCTGTTCCAATGGTAGATTGCAcctctttatttatatttatatttattgttataaATTAATGTAATATTCTTGTTAATGAAGACTATTGGACTTAACAGCCTAAATTATGGTTTCTGCATTAAGTTGCTAAAGTTTTCTTGTGTGTTGTAGGGAATTCAAACTTGATACTTCCACTGCCGATGGCAGCTCTTGTCAGCTTAACTATTACTTTTAAACTTGACAAGAGTATGGAGTACATACATGCTGTAGCTGGGCTGGCCTTGGAGAACTGTGCATCAGGTTGCCATTGGCCAAGCATGCCTATAATTGGATCTCTATGGGCTCAAAAGGTCCGACGCTGGCATGACTTCATAGTTGTGTCATGTTCTCGTTCTGTATTCAGACAGAACAAAGAAGCAGTTGCACAACTCCTGAGAAGCTGCTTCACCTCATTCCTAGGATCACTTGACGTATCAACTTCTTCATTGAGCAATCAAAGCAGTGTGAATGGTCTGTTGGGAAGCACCATCTCTGCCAGTGCCATTCGTCCTTCTATAGCACCTGGATTTCTATACCTTCGCTCTTGTCGGAATATACACAATGTCCAATATGTAAATGATGTCATTGTAGGGCTTGTAGCAGAGTATGCTGGGGAATTAGCTACCAGGTGGGCAAGCACGGACTCCCCTCGCTTGAAGTCTAATCAAGCATCATTATCCTTGGCCACTGCTAGGGCAAGGGAGGTGGCCGCACTAGGTGCAAGTCTGTTATGTGTAACGGGTGGGGTCCACCTGGTTCAGGAATTGTTCAGGGATACTATTCCTACCTGGCTGCTGTCTTCAAGAAAAGAGAGACTCCACAAGGTGAGCTCTGTGTCCCTAATAGTGGAGGGGTACGCCATGGCATATCTGTTGATTTTGTCAGGGGCAATTGTATGGGGTGTTGAGGCGAATCTGACATCATGGGAATTCTGTAAAAGGGCTCGTATTGTTGGGATTCACATGGATTTTTTGGCAGGGGTGTTGGAAGGTAACATCTCACTTGGGTGTGATCCTGCCACTTGGAAAGCTTATCTCTCTTGTTTAGTGGGTTTGATGGTGAGCTTCACTCCATCATGGATTCAAGAAGTGAAGCTAGAGACATTGAGAAAATTGGCCAATGGATTGAGAGGGTGGCATGAATGTGAGCTGGCCCTTTCCCTGCTTGAAAGAGGTGGAACTGCGGCCATAGGATCGGTTGCTGAATTAGTGAACGTAATTAgctgagtttcaaagtaagaaTGTAGGATTCGTTGAATGTAATCACTAATCAGAGAGAGTTTGACAGTTTATCAATGTATTATACGGGGTCTACTATGAGAATTATACAAGactagcataattttttttataaaattttttccttctattcAATTAAAATGCTACATTTTAATGAAAAGATTAAAATTTCTTGCCATTGGTTTGCAACAAGGAAATTAAATCCAAGGATGGAAGCTCCAACATTTAGTTCAAAAGCTTATAAGGGGAGGAATAGAGGGCaccatattcttcttcttcttttttaaaatttaaatttaaatggtgCTATTTTTATTccaagggggaaaaaaaagaagtaacttTTGAATGCTTTGGATATGTAAGTatttttcaaagtttcaaagaagagcaacatttattttaatagttttcaATGCCTCTATTTTGTTCTGAAGTTGTAGTAGTGTAATAAAATAGTATTATGTAATtatatttgttgtgatttgtttttttttttttaaactaaaagtattttattatttttggattcatttattttttttagcaaaaaaaaaaaaaaaaaaactggggggagagagagagagtaggcGAAGAAAGCCGGAGGGAGGGAGTAAAATTTGAAATCGCCTCGGGATTTGAGTAATACGCTACTAAATACtaatactattttaattaatatttatttattttttattttttaaattatatttattattatcccATAGCATAGCATAGCATAGCATAGCATACCATCCCaactcttcttttctcttctcttatcttcttaaaaaataatcacaaaaaagTCTCATCTTCTTTCATTACTCTCCTAGAACTCTCTCCATCTGTCTCTTTGGTCATAACAAATGATAGATTTAGAGTTTTTACAACACTCACAGatctctctctcctttgatTTGATACATAACATAAGAGAGAGTTATGCAGTTTTAAGGTAAGGTggtgttggtttttttttttttttttgacttttttgagTTTAGGGTTTGGAAAAAAATGGAAGGTTGCCCCGGGCATCGGTTATCGGCGCCGTGCTGGGGCAGAAGGGTAACAGCAAACAATAAGAAGAGAGTAAGAGGAGGAGACGGGTGCATTAACAGCGTTAAGAAACTTCACCGCCGCGAGATTTCTTCAAACCGCAATCGCGCTTTTTCCATCACCAATGCTCAGGAGAGATTCCGCAACATGCGTTTGATGGAAGAATATGATACTCACGATCCGAAGGGCCACAATTCCCCAGTTTTGCCTTTCTTGATGAAGAGAGCCAAAGTCATTGAGATTGTTGCTGCCCGTGACATTGTCTTTGCTTTAGCCCATTCTGGCGTCTGTGCTGCTTTCAGTAGAGGTACCCCCCACCTTCCTTTAATACCATCAACTCTGACTCTTTCTATTGCAATTTCCATTAATTGGGTTTTCATTTACTCTGCTAAACCCTAGACTTTTGCCCCCTTTTATctttaacattattattatttgggcttgtttgtttgtttttggctGCAGAGACAAACCAAAGGATATGTTTTTTGAATGTGTGTCATGATGAAGTCATTCGGAgtttgttttataataagaacAACGACTCCCTTATTACTGTCTCTGTTTACGCTTCTGACAACTTCAGTTCTTTGAAATGTAGATCCACAAGGATTGAGTATGTACCTCttttcattcttctttcttttaacccacccctttttttgtgtgtgtgtgtgttatgttTCTTCCTCTTATTTGAATTTTCCTGCCTACTAGATACATTCGGAGGGGAAAGCCGGATGCGGGTTTTCCTCTTTTTGAGTCTGAGTCTTTAAAGTGGCCTGGGTTTGTAGAGTTTGATGATGTTAATGGAAAGGTGCTAACCTACTCTGCACAAGATAGGTAAGTTTCGAAACGTGCATGCTTCTCTAATTTGTGATGTCTAAATGTTTATCTAATTATTGATTCTAACAGGCGTTTAATTAAATATTGTCAGTATATACAAGGTGTTTGACCTGAAAAATTATACAATGCTTTACTCTATTTCGGATAAACACGTACAAGAAATCAAGATCAGGTAATCTCTTCCTTACTATCTCCTCTTGAAACAGCTGTGctatttagtgtgtgtgtgtgtgtgcctGGGAATTTGTCTTTTTACTCTATGAATTCTTAGATTCTATCAGCGTTGAAAATTCCTTTTGAAGCACATGTATGTGTTTAGGaaagtgtgtgtgtggggtGTGTTGAGTTGTTCTTGTTGGTTCACCTGAACCGAACTAGCTACCAAGTTTGGGTGCTTTATCTGGCCTTCTACTTTCTGTCATGCTGTTTATGTTTTCACCTTACCCCATCATGTCAATTTTGTTTGTACAGTCCTGGAATCATGCTATTGATTTTCAATAGAGCTAGCAGTCATGTTCCTCTTAAGATTCTATCAATAGAAGATGGCACAGTTCTCAAATCATTCAATCATCTACTTCATCGAAACAAGAAGGTGGACTTCATTGAACAATTCAATGAAAAGCTTCTTGTCAagcaagaaaatgaaaatcttcAGATTCTCGATGTAAGTTATCCTTGTCTTTTTTGGGGATTGCTTGCAGCCTTTGATTATTCTATACCTTTTAAGTGTCATTTCCCTTGAATGTAGGTTCGAAATGCCGAGCTGATGGAAGTTAGCAGAGCTGAGTTCATGACTCCATCTgcatttatctttctttatgaGAACCAGTTATTCCTGACATTCAGAGATCGAACTGTTGCTGTTTGGAACTTTCGTGGGGAGCTTGTGACTTCATTTGAGGATCACCTTTTATGGCATCCAGACTGCAACACAAATAACATTTATATTACGAGCGATCAGGATCTTATTATATCTTACTGCAAGGCTGATTCTGATGAACATTGGATGGAAGGAAATGGTAATGCTCTAAAGGACTTACTTGAACCTGCCTCATTAGCCTGGTGGCTCCCCAATTGTTAAATTTGCAACCAAGCtgttagttttttttcccctaaaataAGTATGGAAAGgtaataattgaaaaaagaaatgaatgagCATCTGAATACAAAAGCTGTATAGAGAAGGGGGGAATGGCTTGCATATGGTCATGTTGAGGTCCATCCTGGTTCTAATTTatattgttagtttttttttttttaataaataaataaatagcgaaatttttattgaaaacacaaacaaacccaaGTACACTGGGGGTGTTCTATGGgagtaattaaaatttatattgttagtTGGAGAACTATAATGCATTTAGAAAAACAATTATGGCTCCTAAACTATGTGTCAAAGTTTCAATTTCATCCTCAAACTATTTATTAATGGTTAGAATCCTTTTGAACTATtgattgtgtcaatttaatatatgaagatttgaaaattatttgatgttaacctccccccccccccccacacacacacacacacacacacacacacacacacacttctttcagaaatcaagtgtttttgtgaaatttcttCGTAAATCGAGCGATTCAACCCTATGCTTAACTTTGATCTTATTATGAGCAGTTTAGTTTGACAGCAAGTGGGGTCAAAAGTAACactaattctttaaaaaacttcATTGACATACTTGATAGTTTACtagtttagggacaaaattgAACTCTGACACATAATTCATGCATTAAAATAGTATTTCATTTCTTTGAATAAATCTTGTTagttatattaaaattaaaaaaaaggtattttggccatgttctttttttaataatttgatagttacaaagGGGGATGGGGGATTTGAATCCTAGATGTCTCTGTTAGAAATAGTAGGCGGTGACAGTCaagttacaaggctcttggcgtTTGGCCATGTTCTTGGGGTACATGATGCCCTAAACAATTTTTCTTGGTTACTAAATAAAGTTTAGAGATATACATGGTTGCTTTACTTTGACTTGTAGTTCTACTGAACCATGCTGTATTAACTTAATAGCTATTTctacttataaataaaaaataaaaaatcctgaGGTGTGGCACCCCATTTGATCTCATTgacaactgttttttttttctgctaaaTTCATTGTTCTAAACCCTGATTTGAGTACGAATTATTTGTATGCCACTACGGCCTGTTGTGATCCATTCTATGTCTAGTGTTTTAGCTGGTCTATTAGGATTAAAGTGGACGACAAAGCTGAACATTGGTTTTTGACTTTGTTACATTTAGCAAGGGCATAGTAGTATAGCAAATTGATACATGAGGTAGCTCTTTAGAAATAAAATTCTTAACtgataaaaaaagagtaattgcAAGTTGTGAATGTTTTCTAGAACTTTATTAATTCTTAGTTGAGCTTGTTGACTTTGTCCCACTTTTGTTTTCTTGATTAAGAACAATGATGGGCAGTTTTATCCTGTTTCTGCATCTGTCTCTTACTAAGAAAATGGATATAGCATCAGAGTTGTCAGTTCATCACTGTTTGTTGCTTTGTTCTCATTTCATGAGGAGAATATTTTTGGAGGGTTGAGTCATAATGTTTTCttactgttttctttttttgatgcaGCTGGGTCTATTAACATCAGCAACATCTTGACTGGGAAGTGCCTAGCTAAAATAAATGCCACCAACGGCAGTCCCAAGGGTGATGAGTGTAGCACCAGTGCTGGCAGCTCAAAGAAGCAGGATTACTCCAGAGTGAGAAGCACAGTTGCAGAGGCTTTGGAAGACATTACTGCCCTTTTCTATGATGAAGAACGGAATGAGATATATACCGGTAACAGGCATGGTCTGGTTCATGTGTGGTCTAACTGAAAATAGATTGTTCTTTAGTTTGCCATGGGCACTATAAGACTGTTGTCAGAGGATTGGCTTTTCTTTTGGCTAGCCCTGTTGCATATATCATGATGGGGTAGCTTCAGTGCACTCTATGGTTTTTCATGAGGCTTTCAGAGTGATCTTGGTTGTATCATTTGTTGATCTGTGTAATTCTTATGTAATTTTGTAGATTTGCTTTTAGGGAAATATAGGCTGCCTGATTGAGATGCAAGGATGACATGCCCAAGCATTAGAAATCTAGCAAATTATGtgtgaatctctctctctctctctgagttaGATCccaacaaatctgattttctgTGTACTTTTTTAATGAACAATTAAACAGAATGAGTTTATATCACTATTACCAGTAGTGCAAACATAGTAGTAGCAGGATAATAGGATGGAATTACTGTGCTACCTTCTCCTATGAGGGATTATCTTATAAGTTTCACAATCGTCTGTTTGCCATGATGTACACGATTCCATTCAAggaattatatgaaaaaaagcCACAATGGATGTTTCTTTTCTGATGATAGATTTATATAGATATTTTCTGATAATGTGAGGGATTGACATATTCACCTTCATATATGGTGCTCATATTTATAACTGTATAGTTGCAAATAAGTTGTGTTGCTTGCAAACCGTTGGTGCTCAGCTTGATTGAGGGTTCAGCCTGTCTCAACTGGTTTGTCAAGCTAGCTCATTAACTTGAGCTCACCTAGAAACGCATATCAAGGTATAATGAAAACTTTGTAAGACAACTACGAAAGAAGTGTTTGGCTGTCACAATGAACAAAAGAAAGTGTATCCTAAGATCGGACATGAAATGGAAAAGTagcattttaagaaaaagttgacgtaaaacaacaataacaggAGAGTAAACTGTAAACTGTAAACTGTCAAGGCTTTTTAAGTATTTCTTCTTCACAAAGATCcttgtttttttcccctttatgaAAGGTAAAGCAAATGATCAGATACAA
This genomic stretch from Castanea sativa cultivar Marrone di Chiusa Pesio chromosome 9, ASM4071231v1 harbors:
- the LOC142610680 gene encoding mediator of RNA polymerase II transcription subunit 33A-like isoform X1, with product MGSEFETQSELSGFEEGVLETLKRCEQRNETTLVSAMEVAKCLRSWQVRLPSPELGQLLVSHLCSSSSSSSSSSLWKFIEQALSSRLLYPLQLLSLLTSRVLPNRRSQPKAYRLYLELLSRYAFLFYPLSEDAYKDKIIKSVDVALQLSQTYKVRVLEVGHAFVLFFFSIVIGLIDSTLDDWGLRMTPIERPSVAVRSTEHLDMDIDFRGSPDFKGNEHHEQMRRMNSFMAIEVLGKLTESRKSMVILRLVHLNMPEKFNGLLQRLRFLEAHELVSSKFNSANQLLAKLSGNIQRVLGFEYPLNKRQLTRMLVNIASCKPSPCFHSEFGRSACWVPFDIYMENAMDGKQLLIKSAVDVLAESIKTLQVFNQASWQETFLALWLSALRLVQRERDPPEGPIPHLEARLCVLLSIVPLAIANVLEDEAKFSQATATGHVESAYGHKMNGKALASRKDGLISSLQVLGHFSSLLYPPALVVDAANSAARKAASFISSGKNERNIVGGGSHVDTSIRAGVNMRHLIVEACIARNLIDTSAYFWPGYVSASIISLLDSLPVEISPWSTFMEGAPLNASLINSLIKTPASSLAEIEKLYYIALNGSEEEKSAAAKILCGASVSRGWNIQEHVVHFVVKLLSPPVPPSYTGPGSHLIDYMSMLSALLFGASAIDTVHILSLHGMVPEVAASLMPLCEAFGSQNSPSNNKSSKADEPSVYMVFSLAFLFLLRLWKFYRPPLEQCISERGGVVRGELTLEYLLLLHNSSIASCQVDTNSNQNEPESASRKPIYIDSYPKLRAWYCQNKSCIASTLAGLSSGNPVHQVANKILSMIYWKMTKSGSSSVNSSTPSSSNASGSPANTGEDAYQRPMLPAWEVLEAIPFVLEAILTACAHGRLSSRDLTTGLRDLVDFLPASLAAIISYFSAEVTRGIWKPVQMNGKDWPSPAAILPSVESEIKAILAAAGVDVPSCSNGNSNLILPLPMAALVSLTITFKLDKSMEYIHAVAGLALENCASGCHWPSMPIIGSLWAQKVRRWHDFIVVSCSRSVFRQNKEAVAQLLRSCFTSFLGSLDVSTSSLSNQSSVNGLLGSTISASAIRPSIAPGFLYLRSCRNIHNVQYVNDVIVGLVAEYAGELATRWASTDSPRLKSNQASLSLATARAREVAALGASLLCVTGGVHLVQELFRDTIPTWLLSSRKERLHKVSSVSLIVEGYAMAYLLILSGAIVWGVEANLTSWEFCKRARIVGIHMDFLAGVLEGNISLGCDPATWKAYLSCLVGLMVSFTPSWIQEVKLETLRKLANGLRGWHECELALSLLERGGTAAIGSVAELVNVIS
- the LOC142610680 gene encoding mediator of RNA polymerase II transcription subunit 33A-like isoform X2 → MGSEFETQSELSGFEEGVLETLKRCEQRNETTLVSAMEVAKCLRSWQVRLPSPELGQLLVSHLCSSSSSSSSSSLWKFIEQALSSRLLYPLQLLSLLTSRVLPNRRSQPKAYRLYLELLSRIIKSVDVALQLSQTYKVRVLEVGHAFVLFFFSIVIGLIDSTLDDWGLRMTPIERPSVAVRSTEHLDMDIDFRGSPDFKGNEHHEQMRRMNSFMAIEVLGKLTESRKSMVILRLVHLNMPEKFNGLLQRLRFLEAHELVSSKFNSANQLLAKLSGNIQRVLGFEYPLNKRQLTRMLVNIASCKPSPCFHSEFGRSACWVPFDIYMENAMDGKQLLIKSAVDVLAESIKTLQVFNQASWQETFLALWLSALRLVQRERDPPEGPIPHLEARLCVLLSIVPLAIANVLEDEAKFSQATATGHVESAYGHKMNGKALASRKDGLISSLQVLGHFSSLLYPPALVVDAANSAARKAASFISSGKNERNIVGGGSHVDTSIRAGVNMRHLIVEACIARNLIDTSAYFWPGYVSASIISLLDSLPVEISPWSTFMEGAPLNASLINSLIKTPASSLAEIEKLYYIALNGSEEEKSAAAKILCGASVSRGWNIQEHVVHFVVKLLSPPVPPSYTGPGSHLIDYMSMLSALLFGASAIDTVHILSLHGMVPEVAASLMPLCEAFGSQNSPSNNKSSKADEPSVYMVFSLAFLFLLRLWKFYRPPLEQCISERGGVVRGELTLEYLLLLHNSSIASCQVDTNSNQNEPESASRKPIYIDSYPKLRAWYCQNKSCIASTLAGLSSGNPVHQVANKILSMIYWKMTKSGSSSVNSSTPSSSNASGSPANTGEDAYQRPMLPAWEVLEAIPFVLEAILTACAHGRLSSRDLTTGLRDLVDFLPASLAAIISYFSAEVTRGIWKPVQMNGKDWPSPAAILPSVESEIKAILAAAGVDVPSCSNGNSNLILPLPMAALVSLTITFKLDKSMEYIHAVAGLALENCASGCHWPSMPIIGSLWAQKVRRWHDFIVVSCSRSVFRQNKEAVAQLLRSCFTSFLGSLDVSTSSLSNQSSVNGLLGSTISASAIRPSIAPGFLYLRSCRNIHNVQYVNDVIVGLVAEYAGELATRWASTDSPRLKSNQASLSLATARAREVAALGASLLCVTGGVHLVQELFRDTIPTWLLSSRKERLHKVSSVSLIVEGYAMAYLLILSGAIVWGVEANLTSWEFCKRARIVGIHMDFLAGVLEGNISLGCDPATWKAYLSCLVGLMVSFTPSWIQEVKLETLRKLANGLRGWHECELALSLLERGGTAAIGSVAELVNVIS
- the LOC142610375 gene encoding uncharacterized protein LOC142610375, giving the protein MEGCPGHRLSAPCWGRRVTANNKKRVRGGDGCINSVKKLHRREISSNRNRAFSITNAQERFRNMRLMEEYDTHDPKGHNSPVLPFLMKRAKVIEIVAARDIVFALAHSGVCAAFSRETNQRICFLNVCHDEVIRSLFYNKNNDSLITVSVYASDNFSSLKCRSTRIEYIRRGKPDAGFPLFESESLKWPGFVEFDDVNGKVLTYSAQDSIYKVFDLKNYTMLYSISDKHVQEIKISPGIMLLIFNRASSHVPLKILSIEDGTVLKSFNHLLHRNKKVDFIEQFNEKLLVKQENENLQILDVRNAELMEVSRAEFMTPSAFIFLYENQLFLTFRDRTVAVWNFRGELVTSFEDHLLWHPDCNTNNIYITSDQDLIISYCKADSDEHWMEGNAGSINISNILTGKCLAKINATNGSPKGDECSTSAGSSKKQDYSRVRSTVAEALEDITALFYDEERNEIYTGNRHGLVHVWSN